The following proteins are encoded in a genomic region of Triticum dicoccoides isolate Atlit2015 ecotype Zavitan chromosome 1B, WEW_v2.0, whole genome shotgun sequence:
- the LOC119329309 gene encoding zinc transporter 7-like has protein sequence MMIGVAGFSRHIGQLLSKSNGFIAASLSAASCADEAEKAEGAGCRDDAAALRLKWIAMAAILVSGVMGVGRPLVGRKRRTVQTGSAVFVAAKAFAAGVILATGFVHMLHDAEHALSNPCLPAAPWRRFPFPGFVAMLAALATLVLDVLVTRFYETKHRAEVARVKADAAAALAAASTSASDEDITVVTVVEGEHKVPLLQAHSHSHAQSHGHELVQPQGREGEVSDHVRSVVVSQILEMGIVSHSVIIGLSLGVSRSPCTIRPLVAALSFHQFFEGFALGGCIAQAQFKNLSAVMMASFFAITTPTGIAAGAGLSSFYNANSPRALVVEGILDSVSAGILIYMALVDLIAADFLGGKMTGSPRQQVMAYVALFLGALSMSSLAVWA, from the exons ATGATGATCGGTGTCGCAGGCTTCAGCCGGCACATCGGCCAGCTCTTGAGTAAAAGCAACG GGTTTATTGCGGCGTCCCTGTCCGCGGCGAGCTGCGCGGACGAGGCGGAGAAGGCCGAGGGGGCGGGGTGCCGGGACGACGCGGCGGCGCTGAGGCTCAAATGGATTGCCATGGCGGCGATACTGGTGTCCGGCGTGATGGGCGTGGGCCGGCCGCTCGTGGGGCGGAAGCGGCGGACGGTGCAGACCGGCAGCGCTGTCTTCGTGGCCGCCAAGGCTTTCGCGGCCGGCGTGATCCTGGCCACGGGGTTCGTTCACATGCTGCACGACGCCGAGCACGCGCTCTCCAACCCCTGCCTCCCGGCCGCGCCCTGGCGGCGGTTCCCGTTCCCCGGGTTCGTCGCCATGCTCGCTGCTCTTGCCACGCTGGTGCTCGACGTCCTGGTCACCAGGTTCTACGAGACCAAGCACCGTGCGGAGGTAGCTCGGGTCAAGGCTGACGCCGCTGCCGCACTCGCCGCCGCGTCCACCTCCGCCAGCGACGAAGACATCACCGTGGTCACCGTCGTCGAGGGTGAGCACAAGGTCCCGCTCTTGCAAGCCCACTCCCATTCCCACGCGCAGTCGCATGGTCACGAGCTGGTGCAACCACAAGGACGCGAGGGGGAGGTGTCAGACCACGTGCGCTCCGTCGTGGTATCACAG ATACTGGAAATGGGGATTGTGTCGCACTCGGTGATCATTGGGCTGTCGCTTGGTGTGTCTCGGAGCCCCTGCACAATCAGGCCACTGGTGGCAGCGCTCTCATTCCACCAGTTCTTCGAGGGATTTGCCCTCGGTGGGTGCATTGCGCAG GCTCAGTTTAAGAACCTTTCGGCAGTTATGATGGCGTCCTTTTTTGCCATTACAACACCAACTGGTATCGCCGCTGGGGCCGGTTTGTCCTCATTTTACAACGCCAATAGCCCCAGGGCTCTAGTGGTCGAAGGCATCCTCGACTCTGTGTCGGCCGGCATACTCATATACATGGCGCTGGTGGATCTAATCGCAGCCGATTTCTTGGGTGGGAAGATGACAGGGTCGCCACGGCAGCAAGTGATGGCCTATGTCGCCCTGTTCCTAGGTGCGCTCTCCATGTCATCGCTTGCAGTTTGGGCCTGA